In one Inquilinus sp. Marseille-Q2685 genomic region, the following are encoded:
- a CDS encoding heme-binding protein translates to MPDFAPALAEAQAALAAALAEAGRREQQIAAVVVDRGGHLVAAARMDGVGYQALEIARRRAAAALYLGEPTREPALRLARDPAEAAQLAGLGEILVQPGGFPWRDAGAVVGALGIAGAGAEDDHAIGDIAIGML, encoded by the coding sequence CCCTCGCCGAAGCCCAGGCCGCGCTGGCGGCTGCCCTGGCCGAGGCCGGACGGCGCGAGCAGCAGATCGCGGCGGTGGTGGTGGATCGCGGCGGCCACCTCGTCGCCGCGGCGCGGATGGACGGCGTCGGGTACCAGGCGCTGGAGATCGCCCGGCGCCGGGCGGCCGCGGCCCTTTATCTGGGCGAGCCGACCCGAGAGCCAGCCCTTCGCCTCGCCCGCGACCCGGCCGAGGCGGCGCAGCTGGCCGGGCTGGGCGAGATCCTGGTGCAGCCGGGCGGCTTCCCCTGGCGCGACGCCGGCGCGGTGGTCGGCGCCCTCGGCATCGCCGGCGCCGGGGCGGAGGACGACCACGCCATCGGCGATATCGCGATCGGCATGCTCTAG